The following coding sequences lie in one Musa acuminata AAA Group cultivar baxijiao chromosome BXJ1-8, Cavendish_Baxijiao_AAA, whole genome shotgun sequence genomic window:
- the LOC135587319 gene encoding probable calcium-binding protein CML36, producing the protein MKLSVASFFGSNSKKADKKKSKNRRDSSFGNNASTSSSSDESSTSSSLLHASPRSVLPFSVHDLFGVLDRDGDGKIVARELEAVLRRLGPDPLTAEEAASVAAEVGLAGDGCITVEELEALGAKLQLPAAAEAEAELREAFAVFDADGDGKISAEELLGVFVTLGDDGCTLEDCRCMIQGVDTDGDGFVCFDDFARMMDGQR; encoded by the coding sequence ATGAAGCTGAGCGTGGCCTCCTTCTTCGGCTCTAACTCCAAGAAGGCCGACAAGAAGAAGTCCAAGAACCGCCGCGACAGCTCCTTCGGAAACAacgcctccacctcctcctcgtccGACGAGTCCTCCACCTCCTCGTCCCTCCTCCACGCCTCCCCGAGATCCGTTCTTCCCTTCTCCGTCCACGACCTCTTCGGCGTCCTCGACCGCGACGGCGACGGCAAGATCGTGGCCCGGGAGCTCGAGGCCGTTCTGCGGCGGCTCGGCCCCGATCCGCTCACGGCGGAGGAGGCCGCGTCGGTCGCCGCGGAGGTCGGCCTCGCCGGCGACGGGTGCATAACCGTGGAGGAGCTGGAGGCGCTTGGGGCCAAGCTGCAGCTTCCGGCGgccgcggaggcggaggcggagctgCGCGAGGCCTTCGCGGTGTTCGACGCGGACGGGGACGGGAAAATCTCGGCCGAGGAGCTGCTGGGCGTGTTCGTGACGCTTGGGGACGACGGGTGCACCTTGGAGGATTGCCGTTGCATGATCCAAGGGGTGGATACCGACGGCGACGGCTTCGTTTGCTTTGATGATTTCGCCCGGATGATGGACGGTCAGAGATGA